A single genomic interval of Brevibacillus brevis harbors:
- a CDS encoding DUF1294 domain-containing protein, with translation MYHQQLAAHRRNFVLVLIISWVLLLAGYFNSNVWVLAAGALLVNGYAYYLMQTDKRLAKEKGFRVPELSLLLVAFLGGGIGALEGMLIQRHKTKHISFLILLPLFCIAQILLVIWLTQLYLDKNLVS, from the coding sequence ATGTACCATCAACAATTAGCTGCCCATCGCCGCAATTTCGTGCTGGTGCTCATCATAAGCTGGGTACTCCTCTTGGCAGGATACTTCAATTCGAATGTCTGGGTGCTGGCGGCAGGAGCTTTGCTGGTGAATGGCTATGCTTATTACCTGATGCAGACAGACAAGCGTCTGGCGAAAGAAAAAGGTTTCCGGGTTCCGGAATTGAGCCTTTTGCTGGTCGCATTTTTAGGAGGAGGGATTGGTGCGCTTGAGGGTATGCTCATTCAACGGCATAAGACCAAGCATATCTCTTTTCTCATCCTGCTCCCGCTCTTTTGCATCGCACAAATCTTGCTAGTCATTTGGTTAACGCAACTATACTTGGATAAAAATCTCGTGTCGTAG